A stretch of the Porifericola rhodea genome encodes the following:
- a CDS encoding 3-oxoacyl-ACP synthase III family protein, which translates to MQNALYSLITGTGRAIPTRIVKNESFLKSEFYSASGERISKPVENIVSKFQQITGIEERRYVEDNMVNSDLGYIAALDALESSATDKESLDYIIVAHNFGDVLKSNAKTDMVPSLAARIKHKLGILNPDTVAYDLAFGCPGWLQGLIQADYYIKSGDAQKVLVIGAETLSRISDPHDIDSMIYSDGAGAVLVEAVQSDVPVGILAHKTRSDTYKHAHLLNMNVSYNPDYKDDTLFLKMEGRKLYEYALTTVPQLVSDCLNKAGVSIYDIRKLLIHQANEKMDNAILERLLNLLEVEDLEGDIMPMTISTLGNNSVATVPVLIDMLLKGEFTSHTVSAGDHLIFASVGAGMNVNAMVYKMSTTPAQQR; encoded by the coding sequence ATGCAAAATGCTTTGTATTCACTCATTACCGGCACAGGACGTGCTATACCGACGAGAATTGTTAAAAACGAAAGCTTCCTGAAGAGCGAATTCTATTCTGCTTCCGGCGAAAGGATAAGCAAACCAGTAGAAAATATTGTTAGCAAGTTTCAGCAAATAACCGGGATAGAAGAGAGAAGGTATGTAGAAGATAATATGGTAAACTCCGACCTGGGTTATATAGCAGCTTTAGATGCTCTGGAGTCATCTGCAACGGATAAAGAAAGTTTAGACTACATTATTGTAGCCCATAATTTTGGAGATGTGCTAAAGTCTAATGCCAAGACAGACATGGTACCCAGCCTGGCTGCCAGAATCAAACACAAGCTTGGCATCCTCAACCCTGATACTGTAGCCTATGATCTGGCTTTTGGCTGCCCGGGATGGCTGCAGGGGCTTATACAGGCAGATTACTATATTAAATCAGGCGATGCCCAAAAAGTATTGGTTATTGGTGCTGAAACCCTCTCACGTATCTCAGACCCTCATGATATTGATAGCATGATATATTCTGATGGGGCAGGGGCAGTGTTGGTAGAGGCAGTACAAAGCGATGTGCCGGTGGGCATACTGGCGCACAAGACAAGATCTGATACCTATAAGCATGCCCATCTACTAAACATGAACGTTTCCTACAATCCTGATTATAAAGATGACACTCTCTTTCTGAAAATGGAAGGTAGAAAATTGTATGAGTATGCCCTGACTACTGTACCCCAGTTAGTAAGTGATTGCTTGAACAAAGCAGGAGTTTCTATTTATGATATACGTAAGCTACTGATACATCAGGCCAATGAGAAGATGGACAACGCCATATTAGAGCGCCTGCTCAATTTGCTTGAAGTTGAAGATCTGGAGGGCGATATTATGCCTATGACTATATCTACGCTGGGCAACAATTCAGTTGCTACAGTGCCGGTGCTTATTGATATGTTGTTGAAAGGAGAATTTACAAGTCATACCGTCTCAGCAGGAGATCACCTTATATTTGCCTCAGTAGGTGCCGGTATGAATGTAAACGCCATGGTTTACAAAATGAGTACGACACCGGCCCAACAGAGGTAA
- a CDS encoding sigma-70 family RNA polymerase sigma factor: MRQLKIIKQITNRETQSLDKYLQEISKVSLITAEMEVEFAKKIREGDQLALEKLTKANLRFVVSVAKQYQNKGMSLNDLINEGNLGLIKAAKRFDETRGFKFISYAVWWIRQSIIQSLAEQSRMVRLPLNRIGTLNKIGKTFAELEQKNQREPTVEEIAEVLDISEEEIEMSLKVSNRHLSINAPFMEGEENGLLDVLENEKESNPDDNLIQDSLQRELQRSLSVLTQRESDVISLYFGLNGSKAMTLEEIGSKYNLTRERVRQIKEKATRRLRNSSKTNALRAYLG, from the coding sequence ATGAGACAACTGAAGATTATTAAACAGATTACTAACCGAGAAACACAATCTTTGGATAAGTATCTGCAAGAGATTAGTAAAGTGAGCCTGATTACAGCAGAAATGGAGGTAGAATTTGCCAAAAAGATACGTGAAGGTGACCAACTCGCACTAGAGAAGTTAACCAAGGCTAACCTACGCTTCGTGGTATCTGTGGCTAAACAGTATCAAAACAAAGGCATGTCGCTAAACGACCTCATTAATGAGGGCAACCTGGGGTTAATTAAGGCAGCAAAGCGCTTTGACGAAACCCGAGGGTTCAAGTTTATTTCTTATGCGGTATGGTGGATACGCCAGTCCATCATTCAGTCACTGGCGGAGCAATCGCGTATGGTACGCCTGCCCCTCAATCGTATTGGCACCTTAAACAAAATAGGAAAAACTTTTGCCGAACTGGAGCAAAAGAACCAAAGGGAGCCTACTGTAGAGGAAATTGCTGAGGTGCTGGATATCTCCGAGGAAGAAATAGAAATGAGCCTGAAAGTCTCAAACCGACACCTTTCTATCAATGCGCCTTTTATGGAGGGCGAAGAAAACGGCCTATTGGATGTGCTGGAAAACGAAAAAGAATCAAACCCTGACGATAATTTGATTCAGGACTCCCTGCAAAGAGAACTGCAACGTAGTCTTTCAGTACTTACGCAAAGAGAGTCTGATGTGATAAGCCTGTACTTCGGGCTTAATGGAAGTAAAGCCATGACCCTTGAAGAAATTGGCAGCAAGTATAACCTTACTCGTGAGAGAGTACGTCAGATCAAAGAAAAAGCTACCCGTAGACTGAGAAACAGTTCAAAGACCAACGCACTTCGTGCATACCTTGGCTAG
- a CDS encoding mechanosensitive ion channel family protein, with translation MDQFLTDEFWQKVYERSTTWVIETVPALALIFVLLFITLALYRFLVSKLKNIILKRTHASHTESREEKEKRVNTLINILRQAGGIVIWVIFILILLRQVNLDIGPILASAGILGLAVGFGAQELVRDFISGFFMLLENQVRAGDVAIINGQGGLVEEIALRTITLRDFSGVVHIFQNGKINTLANMTKEWSAAVFDVGIAYKENTDKVREVMKRVGEELKNDPEFTDKINEPLEIFGVDNWGDSAVTIKARFKTKPGQQWTVGREYKGRLKKAFDEEHIEIPFPHRTIYWGDEINPLRLKLNQSKQKEEETEDNK, from the coding sequence ATGGATCAATTCCTCACGGACGAATTCTGGCAAAAAGTATATGAACGCTCTACTACCTGGGTTATTGAAACCGTTCCTGCACTGGCATTAATCTTTGTGCTGCTTTTTATCACCCTGGCACTCTACCGCTTTTTGGTAAGTAAACTCAAAAACATTATTCTAAAGCGTACTCATGCCAGTCATACAGAGAGCAGAGAAGAGAAAGAAAAGCGGGTTAATACACTGATTAACATACTACGACAGGCCGGCGGCATTGTCATCTGGGTTATATTTATTCTGATACTTTTAAGGCAGGTAAACCTGGATATTGGCCCTATACTCGCCAGCGCCGGCATATTAGGACTGGCAGTGGGTTTTGGTGCTCAGGAATTAGTAAGAGACTTTATCTCCGGCTTCTTTATGCTGTTAGAGAATCAGGTGCGTGCCGGTGACGTGGCTATCATCAACGGACAGGGCGGATTAGTAGAAGAAATTGCGCTGAGAACTATCACCTTAAGAGATTTTTCCGGAGTAGTACACATCTTTCAGAATGGTAAAATCAATACCCTGGCCAATATGACCAAAGAATGGTCGGCTGCTGTTTTTGATGTAGGCATCGCCTACAAAGAAAACACGGATAAAGTACGAGAAGTGATGAAACGGGTAGGCGAAGAATTAAAGAATGACCCTGAGTTTACAGATAAAATCAATGAGCCACTGGAAATTTTTGGTGTAGATAACTGGGGAGATAGTGCCGTAACCATTAAAGCGCGCTTTAAGACTAAACCCGGACAGCAGTGGACTGTGGGCAGAGAGTACAAAGGGCGCCTCAAAAAAGCTTTTGATGAGGAACATATTGAGATCCCTTTCCCTCATCGTACCATATACTGGGGTGATGAGATCAACCCGCTGAGGCTTAAACTCAACCAGTCTAAGCAAAAGGAGGAAGAAACTGAAGACAATAAGTAA